The genomic interval gtacggagccttagagataggaaccgtaccaggagctagatcgatcacaaactcaacatctctatccggcggcaaacccggaacatcatcctcaaacacatcagcaaactccctcacaacatcgatatcatctacattcaacttaatcagtctatcaacatctacaatagaagccagaaatacatcacaacctGTACACATCAACCTCTCAGCCTCaatacaagaaataaaaggaaggaccagcgaagtacctgagctggcgagaactcctccctggccatcatctgcaaaagctaCTGTCTttgcaacacaatcgataactgcacggtaagtcgaaagccaatccatgccaagaataacatcgaaagcaaccataggaataacaatcaaatcagcgaagacaactcgctcctcaatacgaacagggcacgcataaacaatcgatgtcgggcacaacacgtcccccgaaggcaaaataacactaagctgaaggggaagaacagaaggaactatacccaacgatctcaaaaacaaatcagacataaaagaattagtagcaccagtatctaccaaagtcgtagctactctgcctgaaatcaaaatagtactagagatcaatgaagaatcatgattaataccttccttcgtcatcgcaaagatacgaccctgcaccttcccttggctagctcctcgaggacaatctctggcaacgtggcctgccgtgccacaacgaaaacaagtatgagtgtccaatctgcactctcctcgatgatgcttgccacactttggacacagtggcttctcgggatcaaatggaactggcggtggtctaggactcggctccatcttgcccttgcccttgaaacgatccctgcccctctgattagaaccctggcctctctgagcaacagcttgatgtctctcttgcctctccctggcgatgtccttctcatcctgctcggccaacaatgctttggacacaatctccttgaaagtaacagccttggacatgttgatatcacgacgaatctcagctctaaggcctcgaatgaaatgagcgcctttatctttatgattggaagcaatgtacggagcaaagagacaaccctcctcaaacttcagaatatactgaccaacatccaagctcccctgacgaagctccaagaactccgtaaccttcctcgctcgaagtgcatcgggaaaatacttgtcgtagaacaggtcagtgaactctgaccacatCAGTGTCGCAACAGTAACACTgaccttcgtcgcattccaccaaatgcgggcggCCTTGACCAACATGAAAacggcacagctgatcctgtctttgtcctcatactggagatgatcgaagatcgcctctaaagccttgacccactcgacagcaactagaggatcggtgcaacctgcgaattccggtggatccattctcttgaaagcagaaaagacggcatcagtgccaacagcctgagcaacctgacctctcacttggcctcgaccctgtcctgctccttgcaatcggagcaactgctgaatctgatcgctatgaactttggcctgctccttaagcaacttgccgaactcgtcgacaactctcgaggaagaactatcctcaccctctgtcgccttacgcttaggagacatactctacaattgctcacaagacaccaatcaataattaacaatggatagatgcaagaaaacatacccggacagttgagagtagacgaagtcatatgcattggtccgaagaacaccgctctgataccactaaatgtgacaccctgacccgtaacgataaaatacacagcggaaatttaaaattttctttaaaatatggaaggagtttcaaaatacatttcataaaaatgtttacaaaataatcacatgatcattcaaatgacatacaaaatacaaaataatcattcttatgatcatgtcccaaaatgatacaaaaataatcttccttccaacggtgtatgcatatgacccccatccacgatcactgccctggtcggtcactcttatctgcatcacatgaaaataactgaaatgagtataaaaactcagcaagtggaactctacatagcaatgatacatagtatactctgtaaaacatgactttgaaatcataaataccatcaactctgaaacatgaatactgtagcaataactgtagcaatagcatagcaatagatagcaatacgatggtattctcttttctatggttggattgatatcaatagtatctatgactgtggttgccaatatcccatcgatataaatcgataactgtgaagggataaaagcctatggtcgatgatcatctaattgcatgcaatgctctgactatgattaatcaatccaataaaacatttgaactctgaatatcatttaaagccgtcgttcacaatctcataatatctcttgtattcccttttaacaatagtgagacacacaatgcctccaatagataatcaatgagatcaatacataacaatgaatcaattgaagggaataacactttgaaacctttaaaacacaatacatatatcatcatgtgagcaaaaaggatgaaattccacttacaaaccaatagaacacctccaaactaactcttggtacaccacctacaacaataatccataaataataccaatatcaactctatatccacaagtacaagttaaataatccattaaaccaacaaaacatcaagcccaagtaaacccttaactcaaaaccttaatagaatcgcaccaaaagcttacctaagcttcgTTATACCACagagaacgtcgatctctagtcgaaaatcgaaacaaagccaagaatcaaaggtaggaagcaaaagaaatggatgaaaacccttgagaaatgagagaaaatcggaaatgaagaagaagataaggtaaggtatggccaacaactcccaaaaagtgactaaatatctcgcccatacttacaccgcgggtgcggttacacaagcaccgcgggtgcgctaagctcacggcattccaacaaaaatcccatgcacgatcaccgcgggtgcggtgctacaattaccgcgggtgcggtgcacaccgcgggtgcggtccttgcactgccgcgggtgcggtgatgccacggccctccaaatccagaatgatgaatagtacaccacgGGGGCACTCCtataagagcgcgggtgcactctactcacggcaatgaacagtaataaaTCAACTAAACTCGATCCGAAACGCtaaaacgaacaatcaacaccaactaatacctcaacaaaacaataaccaataatactatagcccaaaacacaaccaatcatctaatcacaaaacccaaataacaagtaaagcttaaaccgtaccgtacaccgggctcggctattacaatctcccctccttagaggaatttcgtcctcgaaattgacgtcacggcacgaacaactcaggatacctctctctcatctcagtctctggttcccacgtagcctcctcaatcaaatgattcttccaaaggactttaacgatgccgatctctttgttcctcaatactctgacagtgcgatccaaaatctggaccggaatctcttggtaagtcaaattcggcgtcaagtccaatggctcgtggcgaagaacatgggaaggatctgcaatatacttcctgagcatcgatacgtgaaacacattatggactctgtcaagatcgggcggtagggctaatctgtaggctcggtcaccaactctgtccaagatctcaaaaggaccaataaacctcagactcaacttgcccttgttgccaaatctcatcacacccttgagaggtgctatcttcagaaatacatggtcgccaacctcgaactgcaaaggtctgcgacgaacatctgcataactcttttgcctggactgagcagtcttcatcctctctctgataactgcaacaacatcggcagtctgctggaccaactcgggacccaacatcttcctctctccaacctcatcccaaaacaaaggagatctgcacttcctgccataaagtgcctcatatggtgccatgccaatcgacgcctggtagctattgttgtacgtgaactccacaagcggcaatttagaatcccagctaccagaataatcaatagtacaagcccTGAGCaaatcctcaagaatctgaatgactctctctgactgaccgtcgctctgagggtgataagctgtactgaacgctaaccgtgatcccatagctctgtgcagactcttccaaaactcggaggtaaatctggggtcacgatcagacacaatcgacacaggcacaccatgaagtctaacaatctctgctatgtagtcctcggcatactgattcatggagtacgtcgtcttggtTAATCCTTTTATAATCACCTTGaattataactcaataattacagattaccggAATATAATTCTCGGGCAAAGCACTGATCCTTTTAAGCTGTGAAAAAACTGAATTTTGATATGGGAGCATCTGGCAAGCAACGACTGTTGCAGTTGAACGAGATGGAGGAATTCAGGAATGATGGCTACGAGAATGCAAAGATATACAAAGAAAAGACCAAGCGAGGGCATGACAGACAGATTCTTCGACGAAACTTCGAACCAAGACAACAGGTGTTATTGTTCAATTCTCGACTGaggttgtttcctggtaagttaaaATCACGATGGTCTGGACCATTCACAGTGGAAACAGTGTACCCATATGGTGAAATTGAGCTGAAGTGTAACAACGGTCAGACATTCAAAGTGAATGGTCAGAGGGTCAAGCATTACTTTGGAAGTGAAGTGAGAAACATGGACAACATTCCACTTGGAGAACCAAAGTAGGACGGAGAAATTCAGGATGATTACtataaaccaagcgctgtgtgggaggcaacccacaattATCTTTAGCTATCATTTGGtttatgtaaggcccgagaaatttatcctGTTAATTCGaaatgatttggtgataataaatatgattatagacggaacggattaaACCGGAAAAGACGGAAAAAAGCACGAAATATGTGCGAcgacagaacacctcgcgcatacgCGCGACGTggaaccgcgcatatgcgcgctagtggcagaagacctcgcgcatatgcgcgcatatgcgcgagatgtccaGTATCTAAAGGTGATGTCCAGAGAGTTGGGCGCACATGTGCGGCGTGGaggcgcgcatctgcgcgagtcttgaatgcggagacagtaggtatcgcgcatatgcgcggcgaaggggtgcgcatatgcgcgagttgctaAGCACTTACACGCCGAGAGCtatggtctcgcgcatatgcgccgagacatgtcgcgcatatgcgcaagacgtGCAGTACGCACAATCCTCCACTTGGATTTACGTGcgatgtgtatgtatatatatatatatatatatatatatgtatactacATAGCTTCAGAAGATAGAAAAGAAAGGAATCGGGAAGTGCTGGAGAAATGGTAAGCTTCATGtgagaatttgatttacgaacGATCCGCctgtccgattttgaatctgtGTACAACACCGTGTTTCTATCGATGACAGCTTCAACAGGacattgatatggacagagttgacttcgagacttcgactttgTCAGACCccgaagacaaaggtataaattaatgttgagttgggattgcacaactcgagttaggtttgactcgagtttccctaaatcacctACTTCTTATGATTATGTTTATCGCTTTGacttgatatgcttgttctatggatgtatagaaagcaggtattagtcgagtaatcttgtgacagaagtgtctgatagtggcgggatcgccatgggaacattgcacgatgtcacaagatagaaTATTAGTGAAAATGCCAAAGtctatgacggataggtcaagacactggacgtttggctatatcggattggatagaatcggagtttcttctattactggtgttcgatatggaaagagccaaagtccgtgaataagaacataccaccaccccgatcaggagtgtaggtgggtgtatgttcttattaagatcgggatccctagattaggaatgagtcgagtctgagtctgagaATCACAGAGAGTGATTCATtacttgatattgaattatgttcctgatgatggtacatgtttagagtatgatttattcttgatattgattcatgtttaggATTATAATACATGTGATGaatatttgattcatgtttctgattttgatatatgttaagaatatcttatatgcttttatattgtttttatgattgcatgtatacatggtttatactgagaatataattctcatcggagttatccgggtGTTGTCTAGtttttatgtgtgcatgacaacaggtgggacaggatcagggtcaagaagagaacgaggctggactagatagcgtggagatccgggctcagaagtaaattaggattcagtactgatatgtagttgaacctagttgaattctcatagacaatacaagacttgtataaatatgtatttcgaattgatttacattacgtttccgctttgtatttttaaaaaaaaaattagaccatgtttatcatAATTGATTGATTAATTCTAAGGATGATTAGAAtttaattagcgtccgggtccccacaacaggtggtatcttAGCTTTAGGTTCCAGAACAGTAGGCTCTAGaactgtaggttcttgagactgagatagaggctagtgagcggggtagattgaggttttctttcctgcttttgattgctggcatgtgatttattatacTGTTGAATtaaattgtgtgtgctagcatgatattatgttttattgttttgtttgaaaatacatgttacctgaatatctgagttgatgtggtaatatgtattatttgaggacgaatcagaaccaatttgtggggacccggacgctaatcatcttcttaatcatcgttgggaataaataatcaagtataataaacagggtctaaattttttttttttttttaaaattacacagcggaaacataatgtaattaaattcaaattacatattaaacataacatacaattattgtatgatctacaataatccgactaggttcaactataagtcagtgctgaaccctaagttgcttcaaagtccgaatctccacgctatctagtccagcctcgttctcttcttgaccctgatcctagcccacctgttgccatgcacacatacaaacaagacaacagccggataactccggtgagatataaatatcccagtataaatcatgtatacatgcaatcatataaatcatataagagtacataacaaaaatcatatcctatatcaacatcatgatataaatcaatataaatcaattacaagaataaatcatattctaaacatgtaccctaatcaggaacataaatcaatatctagaataaatcctattctaggcatgtaccaatatcaggatcataaatcaatatcaagaataattcctattctaaacctgtaccaatatcaggaacataatcaatctcaagaataacttctattctaaacatggaccaacatctggaacatgatcagtatcaagaataatttctattctaaatatgtaccaatatcaggaacataaaaggaCAGGAACCATATTCATGAACATAAATCCgtattaatcaataccataagatataactgtcactcaatccCGTGACTCTactttttagactagactcaatcctagtctagggatcccggtttccagatgtggtattcctatatcgaattctgtaaaagatggaaccataatctctattactcgatataaccagtgccctggtattcctatatcgaattccgtaatagaagaattccaataccctttactcgatataaccaaatatggtgttcctatatcgaattccgtaatagattccattactcgatataaccaaacatccagtgtcctgacctaaccgtcaaggactgtagctctatcgctaatatcctatcttgagacatcgtgcaatgtgccgtggcgataccaccactatccggcacttctgtcacaagataactcgtctaatacctgtcatctagtatcaagagaacaagtacatcaatccacttaatgcaaatatcaatgcaataaggtaaagtatgtgatttagggaaactcgagtcaaacctccctcgagttgtgcaatcccaactcaacattaatttatacctttatcttctcgctcagaagaagaagaagtcccgactctgtctcggtccattcccaatctggtaagaacagttgaataggtataatatcaatacacaattcaattcaatacctgttctgattaatactcaaatcaaaacacataatctgattaatgtcaatcgacatacggtatcacaatccaatccaaatcaataccgaatctgatcaatatcaaccaactgatgtttcgacggcataacaacactgtctcgataaccccgtcagtccaaacatcacagatataataccagaactcataatcaatatcgatatcagtcataatctcaataaccatacatatctgatatgaattctcagtcaaatcgactccaaaaatcataacaattacatacacagtccgttcttcaatctgacttcgattctatgatgtctaacatgacaagaacaccATACacgaattatatcaaattcctacaacatcatattttcaaatgataccagaaatcaataaaacttacgtccttctTAGCGAGAGGAGTACAGAACTGCGtttggattcaaattctgataatCGGATCGAACAAAATCTCAAATTAAACTCAAATAAAGCTTAAGGGAATTTGAAGGGAATTCTCGCTGATCTTGCTTCTGAATTCGTGAAGAATGAGttgtatatatatcaagttatatggtggtgacaagtgtcccactaaATCCAAtattgcactttagcccctgaattcttcactatttacaatttggtcctcaaaactctttttaattccatttcaatcctaattaatcacaaaatttatggaatttaattcatacttccaaaattcgtaattaaataatctcggattaaaatgatataatctcgggccttacaattctccccctcttagatacgatttcgtcctcgaaatcacaggtaatcaagtcagatatcaacactaaacgtatacaagaggtaaatcagaaaacttatctcaatgaatcaattctgaaatttcaatctcatatcagattctgtctttcAGATATTCTCATTGACCTACTGACAATCTTACTGTGTTTTCAACAACAGGATAATCTTCATTCTGAATTCTCTTActtctactgattctgattccaatctggaataagaattcactaagtacaatgtcataatatttctccaatccttctgacagaatcaatctcgtattactggctatacaacgtcCGTATAAcccaatctacagctcatcacatATCAGGACCATCAGctattatcaaatctgtttatctcaatcaaaGACATATActgtcttcagcttcaaataccaatcgtcatcatccgacgttggtttcttaaatctgtctattctgaactgtcttaataattattgtcatacaggaattcatacagtgacaataattcataacaactagtgctaacatccagcactaaagctgtatagTGCTAATATTCAGCAAAAAgctgtaccaaaatcttccaatatttgGTTAGTACATTCTGaatgtctgtcaatctgtaaaacaatctaaaagaaGCTCATGATAGACTCTATTATAGGTACCAAATCAATCAAaagtcacaatctgatataatctactgtggcattctgatctttctgaccacttttctgacatcgatctatgtcagttggtcatgtttgtacgttatctggtacaaactaatagatatagattgaacaatctgtcaatcataatcatatcatatcatatctggaaagTATTGAAGTAATCTCATTATgaaattcatcgaattatactccccatttctcgtcagaactatacaatttctgtaataaatcttctgatttctatctttctgtcttcatcagtcaacgatttagacatttcaatataaattctgacataactgatttcctctgtttatatcaaaactgtccattcgaattatcacacatttcctgttatcagaataatactgaatctactactgtgcgcatttgacaatacctgtcattcaaattcgaatatctgacccaaacaaatcagctaataatataaaataaaacattacctacctggtattcggctctgacacactgttctaactatcaaaatcaagttctgaacagtctgattcaatttctgaactgcttatcatctcaacggttcataacactcgatatcaaacacagacttagaatgataataatatcagattagattcaaaatatcaatacgcaatactgatctaataactGCAAAAGACGCaatctctgacatttctgacatctctGAAATTCTGTCATATTCAATGccattctcagtcactgatccctgtctcaacagtactataattcagtcagtatactatcttcagatatcatagactctgaatacaatctgtcacaatcgagattcatatctgaacaattctgtataccaaaatctcagttcccagaatattcaattcaatcatacgctgcgaatatatcaaaatgtcatagataaaacgagcataatgtcttcagaatattactgaacacaggattcatcaacccatcattggaactgaagtactttccagagaaacatataatcaaatgtaactctaacttttagacaataattctttcaactgatttcacaattctttcaattcaatcagtatcggtctataataaattataaaatgaaaccaatacctggaatcaaatcaaagcTGAAATCACTTTTCCTGATACAGAAccacctgaaatctcatctgaaggactatagcaaacttcttGCTATTAGTAAATCAATTCATGATAGGCTCAgcttcagtcatcaactgaatacatagggaattattccattcctttcgatagtCATCGAATCATacataatacggatatcaaggaattcaaaaatcaagaatccttaccgtatatcatttattccctggccatttcaggtccaaatcttaccatctcctggcaagaatctatcatagctctgtacttgttcgatatatcaatatccatTATGCAGTCATCATCAGATAATACAAGTACAATCTAGTCGAATTCAATCTTATTCTCAACCTACTGCAGTATATGACatatcacagaatatcactgatattaaattctttccccaaaaggtataaaagtcaatactacagtaacaTAGACTCAACAGGTAAAGCGTATATCAGTGCCACCCAATCCAGGATAATCATACtgattgcattagtatatatcaatacatatgcatcataatcctaaaggaacaatacctgccactatatcatcaagtgtgtcctgggtctgttccttgatcaccatatccagatgatctagctccctgaaatcctcgggaacctctcagttctagtactcctttggttgtaatccaccaacttctgacaGCTTCTCGTGACTGagggaataccagtttaactctctgttcatctgtacaatcgagtaaatcaaacagtatttctatttcatcaaaccagttttcatactcttcagacgtcccgataccactcagaatcggcggctgaaataactgaaactctttcaatttaATTTCCATCTAAacttctgatacatctatctgatcagacgaagtactacccctttctgaaattcttctacgaggtatatctgatgatcacaagAGTCAGTAATCACAggagataatcaatctcaatccctttctgatcagcttaccttctgatcaaaattggttctgattcattttcaaatcagatatattaccaaatcaattcagatattcaggtaacatacatttaaacacaataaaacatgctggcatgctagcatactcaatgtaaatcaacatgatactatatcacatgctagcaatcaaaagcaggaaagaaaactcagtctactccgctcactcttttctatctcagtgctaaggaacctacagttcaaggacctacagctctgataccacctgttgtggggacccggacgctaatcatcttcttaatcatcgttgggaataaataatcaagtataataaacagggtctaaattttttttttttttaaaattacacagcggaaacataatgtaattaaattcaaattacatattaaacataacatacaattattgtatgatctacaataatccgactaggttcaactataagtcagtgctgaaccctaagttgcttcaaagtccgaatctccacgctatctagtccagcctcgttctcttcttgaccctgatcctagcccacctgttgccatgcacacatacaaacaagacaacagccggataactctggtgagatataaatatcccagtataaatcatgtatacatgcaatcatataaatcatgtgacaccctgacccgatacaattaaaatacagcggaatttaaaattttctttcaaacatggaaggagtttcaaaatacattttataaaagtgtttacaaaataacaacatgatcattccaatgacataacaaaatacaaaatatcattagtgtgatcatgttacaaaatggtacaaaataatcatccttccaatcttcgtatgcatatgacccccatccacagtcaacgtcccggtccgtcgctcttatctgcatcacatgaaaataactgaaatgagaataaatctcagcaagtggaactcttacatagcaatgatacatagtatacactgtaaaacatggcttttaaatcataaataccatcgactctgaaacatgaataacgtagcaataactgtagcaatagcaatggcaatagatagcaaaacgatggtatttctcttttctctggttggattgatatcaatagtatctgtgactgtggttgccaatatcccatcgatataaatcgataactgtgaggggataaaagcctatggtcgatgatcatctaattgcatgcaatgctatggctatgattaatca from Primulina eburnea isolate SZY01 chromosome 17, ASM2296580v1, whole genome shotgun sequence carries:
- the LOC140817938 gene encoding uncharacterized protein, translating into MGASGKQRLLQLNEMEEFRNDGYENAKIYKEKTKRGHDRQILRRNFEPRQQVLLFNSRLRLFPGKLKSRWSGPFTVETVYPYGEIELKCNNGQTFKVNGQRVKHYFGSEVRNMDNIPLGEPK